The following coding sequences are from one Anabaena sphaerica FACHB-251 window:
- a CDS encoding ureidoglycolate lyase produces the protein MTISQTETIKIPVIDANKENIKPYGHLLGEDVSKPGLGIPFYQERVLEGENIDFVYRGNATFRTAKIMPGYPPIIWLERHLHMTQMFIALGQSPFIMVLSPPNHENGENLPDLNLVKAFRFPAGHGLLLHLGTWHDFPIACDFPVVILTANSDEVVTALSQMQTPDEMNQGDVYKISLPKRLGCEIHLDI, from the coding sequence ATGACTATATCACAAACCGAAACTATTAAAATCCCTGTAATTGATGCCAACAAAGAAAACATCAAACCCTATGGACATTTATTAGGTGAGGATGTTAGCAAACCCGGTTTAGGAATTCCCTTTTATCAAGAAAGAGTATTAGAAGGTGAAAATATTGATTTTGTTTATCGGGGAAATGCCACTTTTAGAACTGCCAAAATCATGCCCGGATACCCGCCAATTATATGGCTAGAACGTCATCTGCACATGACACAAATGTTTATTGCTTTGGGTCAATCACCGTTTATTATGGTATTGTCACCACCCAATCATGAAAACGGCGAAAATTTACCAGATTTAAATTTAGTTAAAGCATTCCGGTTTCCTGCTGGACACGGACTATTATTGCATCTTGGTACATGGCATGATTTCCCCATAGCGTGTGATTTTCCAGTGGTTATCCTCACGGCAAATTCTGATGAAGTTGTCACTGCTTTAAGCCAAATGCAAACACCAGATGAAATGAACCAAGGAGATGTTTATAAAATTTCTCTCCCCAAAAGATTAGGTTGTGAAATTCACTTGGATATTTAA
- a CDS encoding DUF2993 domain-containing protein — MSENPGIGEQALNKAAEIGLSSQLDEVENLEVNIKTEPLKLIQGEIEQVHIVGEGLVMEQDLRMTAMDMQITSVAINPLSVAFGKIELTKPTRGKAEVVLTEADINRAFNSEYVRDKLQSQKILVNGQQVTISPQQVDFSLPGEGQILIKSKILLVETGEIKQIGFTAVPHINASGKTVDLQDVEYSQGQEISLELTQALIDATSEILNLSNFDLEGISLQVNKLEVEKGKLTLQAEADVEKIPTAE; from the coding sequence ATGTCAGAAAATCCAGGGATAGGAGAACAAGCACTGAATAAAGCCGCAGAAATAGGATTATCTAGCCAGTTAGATGAAGTCGAAAATTTAGAAGTCAACATCAAGACTGAACCGCTCAAACTGATTCAGGGAGAAATTGAACAAGTGCATATTGTCGGCGAGGGTTTAGTCATGGAACAAGACCTCCGCATGACAGCAATGGATATGCAAATCACTAGCGTTGCGATTAATCCTCTGAGTGTTGCTTTCGGGAAAATTGAACTTACCAAACCCACCAGAGGTAAAGCAGAAGTTGTTTTAACCGAAGCAGATATTAATCGCGCTTTTAACTCAGAATATGTGCGGGATAAACTGCAAAGCCAGAAAATCCTAGTCAATGGACAACAGGTAACGATCTCACCCCAACAAGTAGATTTTTCTCTACCTGGTGAAGGCCAAATTTTGATAAAGTCCAAGATATTATTAGTTGAAACTGGCGAAATTAAACAAATAGGCTTTACAGCAGTTCCTCATATTAATGCCAGTGGTAAAACTGTGGATTTACAAGATGTTGAGTATAGCCAAGGTCAAGAAATATCACTGGAATTAACACAAGCTTTGATAGATGCAACCAGTGAAATTCTGAACTTAAGCAACTTTGATTTAGAAGGAATAAGCCTGCAAGTTAATAAATTGGAGGTAGAAAAAGGCAAATTGACCTTACAAGCTGAAGCTGATGTCGAGAAAATTCCTACTGCTGAATAA
- a CDS encoding hemerythrin domain-containing protein, which translates to MVATLDDTKRNAIAVKLADMKLLQQLFIQNEELFLRECTDGEVADSIRKMLDDDRKNQGILDTVVIQYGIQKDADSTAQQMVQTIRQLMQGNELSFFEKVFQHELLKHQQVMNGITIHKAAQKVGADVMAAIGPLNTVNFENRAHQEQLKGILEILGVRELTGLDADQGIWARVQDAISAISGAVGSAVTQNSDKQDMNIQDVLRMDHNKVNILFTELLQSDDPQKIQEYFGQIYKDISAHAAAEEEVVYPRVRPFYGEANTQELYNEQARWGPMFEQLRAISPSAPEFKDRLRQIWDEIGDHVRQEESTMFAAIRNNMSSRETEELATQFKAAKSRIQERMGGTRTGATV; encoded by the coding sequence ATGGTAGCAACTCTAGATGATACCAAAAGAAATGCTATTGCAGTAAAACTAGCAGATATGAAATTACTGCAACAGTTATTTATTCAAAATGAAGAACTGTTTTTGAGAGAATGCACTGACGGTGAAGTGGCTGATAGTATTCGCAAAATGCTTGATGATGACCGCAAAAATCAAGGTATTCTTGATACCGTAGTCATTCAATATGGCATCCAAAAAGATGCGGATTCAACAGCGCAACAAATGGTGCAAACGATTCGCCAATTAATGCAAGGTAATGAATTAAGTTTCTTTGAAAAAGTATTCCAGCATGAGTTGTTGAAGCATCAACAAGTGATGAATGGTATCACAATTCATAAAGCTGCACAGAAAGTTGGCGCTGATGTCATGGCAGCAATTGGTCCTCTAAATACTGTCAATTTTGAAAACCGCGCTCATCAAGAACAACTGAAAGGAATTTTAGAAATTTTAGGTGTGCGGGAACTGACAGGACTAGATGCAGATCAAGGAATTTGGGCAAGAGTTCAAGATGCGATCTCAGCTATTAGTGGTGCTGTAGGTAGTGCTGTTACCCAAAATTCTGACAAGCAGGATATGAATATCCAAGATGTTCTGCGTATGGATCACAATAAGGTAAATATCTTATTTACAGAATTGCTACAAAGTGATGATCCTCAAAAAATTCAAGAGTATTTTGGACAAATTTACAAGGATATCAGCGCCCATGCAGCTGCGGAAGAGGAAGTCGTTTATCCTAGAGTACGTCCTTTCTATGGTGAGGCTAACACCCAAGAATTATATAATGAACAAGCTCGCTGGGGTCCAATGTTTGAGCAATTGAGAGCAATTAGCCCTTCTGCACCTGAATTCAAAGACAGACTTAGACAGATATGGGATGAAATTGGCGACCATGTTCGCCAAGAAGAAAGCACCATGTTTGCGGCTATTCGTAACAACATGAGTAGTCGAGAAACTGAAGAATTAGCTACACAATTTAAAGCCGCTAAGAGCAGAATTCAAGAGCGAATGGGAGGAACTAGAACAGGAGCGACGGTTTAG
- a CDS encoding DUF2231 domain-containing protein — METTKPNSTPFPNVPPMIESDDREYLDSGVPSTVAIAGHPLHPLSIIFPIAFLAAALGSDFGYWLTRDFFWARASFWLIGLGLVTGVIASAIGMSDFLQIERVRKRAAGWTHLILNVSILVFTALNFIIRWGNAESRILPWGLILSLIVGTLTSLTGWFGAELSYRHKIGVVGAGSKRYP; from the coding sequence ATGGAAACTACAAAACCAAATTCCACGCCATTTCCCAATGTGCCGCCAATGATTGAAAGCGACGATAGAGAGTATCTAGATAGTGGTGTACCCAGTACAGTTGCGATCGCTGGACATCCCCTACATCCCCTCAGTATCATCTTTCCTATCGCCTTTTTAGCCGCAGCTTTAGGCAGTGACTTTGGCTATTGGTTAACGCGAGATTTTTTCTGGGCTAGGGCTTCTTTCTGGTTAATTGGACTGGGCTTAGTGACTGGCGTGATCGCTTCAGCAATTGGCATGAGCGATTTTTTACAAATTGAAAGAGTTCGTAAACGTGCCGCAGGCTGGACACATTTGATTCTTAACGTTTCTATCCTGGTTTTCACAGCCTTGAATTTTATTATTCGTTGGGGCAATGCTGAATCACGCATACTGCCTTGGGGCTTAATTCTCTCCCTGATTGTCGGAACCTTAACCAGCCTTACCGGGTGGTTTGGTGCTGAACTTTCTTATCGCCACAAAATCGGTGTCGTGGGTGCAGGTAGCAAAAGATATCCATAA
- a CDS encoding polysaccharide deacetylase family protein — protein sequence MLPPSFQPITKRPILKLPNHARVAVWVVMNVENFTFGKLGTAIQPHLNSHPEIANYGWRDYGNRVGIWRLFELFAELEIPVTAAVNGEICTLYPEIITAINDYGWEVMAHGINNSTGHSGMDKNQENEIINQTLNLLKQSTGKLPKGWLTPGFSITESTFELLHSAGIVYTADWVNDDQPYWYELPHGELLAIPYTIEANDISLCLSNRFSGAEFAQAIEDQFDQLWQDGESQGRVMAIGLHPFIVGQPLRMKYLKKCLQYIKNQPQTWLTTGEGIYNWMKHIKVN from the coding sequence ATGCTGCCTCCATCTTTTCAACCGATTACAAAACGCCCCATTTTAAAATTACCAAATCATGCCAGAGTGGCAGTTTGGGTTGTTATGAATGTTGAAAATTTCACTTTCGGCAAATTAGGAACAGCAATTCAACCCCATTTAAATAGCCATCCAGAAATTGCTAACTATGGTTGGCGAGATTATGGTAATCGTGTGGGTATTTGGCGATTATTTGAATTATTTGCTGAGTTAGAAATACCTGTTACCGCAGCAGTTAACGGTGAAATTTGTACACTTTATCCAGAAATTATCACTGCCATCAATGACTATGGCTGGGAAGTGATGGCACATGGCATTAATAATTCTACAGGTCATAGTGGCATGGATAAAAATCAAGAAAATGAAATAATAAATCAAACGTTAAATTTACTAAAACAATCAACTGGCAAACTACCAAAAGGCTGGTTAACACCTGGATTTTCAATTACAGAATCAACATTTGAATTATTACATTCAGCCGGGATTGTTTATACAGCAGATTGGGTAAATGATGACCAACCATACTGGTATGAATTACCTCATGGTGAATTATTAGCCATACCCTATACTATAGAAGCAAATGATATTAGCTTGTGCTTAAGTAACCGCTTTTCTGGTGCAGAATTTGCCCAAGCGATAGAAGATCAATTCGACCAATTATGGCAAGATGGCGAATCACAAGGACGAGTGATGGCTATTGGTTTACATCCATTTATTGTCGGTCAACCTCTGAGAATGAAATATTTAAAAAAATGCTTACAATATATTAAAAATCAACCTCAAACCTGGTTAACAACGGGTGAAGGGATTTATAATTGGATGAAGCATATTAAAGTTAATTAA
- the fabG gene encoding 3-oxoacyl-ACP reductase FabG, giving the protein MKGKQVLLTGGTGGLGLGVTPAVLAQGAEVTIPYRSLKDVERLKGILSPADIARIQFLPANLQDEASVEQLISRMIRVDVLIHLVGGFSMGKTHEYSFDSWKHELELNLNTTFLTCKYSLKRMLENGYGRIVTVSSRAGVEPAGQLAAYSAAKAGVIALTKAIADETKGTNITANTVLPSVIDTPTNRQAMGAENADKWVKPESIAEVICFLASEAAKDVRGAAIPVYGNV; this is encoded by the coding sequence ATGAAAGGAAAACAAGTTTTACTCACTGGTGGTACTGGTGGACTGGGTTTAGGTGTCACACCGGCAGTTTTAGCCCAAGGTGCTGAGGTAACAATTCCTTATCGTAGTCTTAAAGATGTGGAACGCCTCAAAGGAATTTTATCACCAGCGGATATTGCCAGAATTCAATTTCTCCCGGCTAATTTGCAAGATGAAGCATCTGTAGAGCAACTCATCAGCCGGATGATCCGAGTAGATGTTTTAATTCATTTAGTCGGTGGTTTCTCAATGGGGAAAACTCACGAATACAGTTTTGATAGTTGGAAGCATGAGTTGGAATTAAATCTAAATACAACTTTTTTGACTTGTAAATATAGCCTGAAAAGAATGTTAGAAAATGGCTATGGGCGCATTGTTACTGTCAGTTCTCGTGCTGGTGTAGAACCTGCGGGGCAACTAGCGGCTTATTCTGCGGCTAAGGCTGGTGTGATAGCATTAACGAAGGCTATAGCCGATGAAACCAAAGGAACTAATATCACTGCAAATACTGTCCTTCCCAGCGTCATTGATACCCCTACCAACCGGCAAGCTATGGGTGCAGAAAACGCGGATAAGTGGGTAAAACCGGAATCTATTGCTGAGGTAATTTGCTTTTTGGCTTCGGAAGCTGCTAAAGATGTACGTGGTGCAGCTATTCCTGTTTATGGGAATGTTTGA
- a CDS encoding nucleotidyltransferase family protein, whose translation MPFFSIILAAGKSIRMGSCKTAIPWGEGKTLLTYQIETWLSLGFTPVVVLGLHNNHRQKDCLADSLVVVNPHSDAGKTTSIIAALRHIPLSFDVLAISAVDQPRTLEVYQQLLQAHQENSALITAPTYKGKMGHPLLFANQMRSHLLNIREETLGLRQIIKEFSHLIYQVEFAHPAVILDINTPEDILGSCPANYC comes from the coding sequence ATGCCGTTTTTTTCTATTATCCTCGCAGCAGGAAAATCTATTCGCATGGGTAGTTGTAAAACTGCCATACCTTGGGGTGAAGGTAAAACCTTATTAACCTATCAAATAGAAACTTGGTTAAGTTTGGGTTTTACACCAGTGGTAGTTTTAGGTTTACATAATAACCATAGACAGAAAGATTGTCTTGCTGATAGTTTAGTAGTAGTGAATCCTCATAGTGATGCTGGTAAAACAACTTCTATTATCGCAGCTTTACGACATATTCCCCTATCTTTCGATGTATTAGCAATTTCCGCAGTTGATCAACCTCGAACATTAGAAGTTTATCAACAATTACTGCAAGCACATCAAGAAAATTCAGCTTTGATTACTGCACCTACATATAAAGGTAAAATGGGGCATCCCTTATTATTTGCAAATCAAATGCGATCGCACTTATTAAATATTCGCGAAGAAACATTAGGCTTACGTCAAATTATCAAAGAATTTTCCCACCTAATTTATCAAGTTGAATTTGCTCATCCAGCAGTAATTTTAGATATAAATACGCCGGAAGATATACTGGGATCATGTCCGGCTAATTACTGTTAA
- a CDS encoding FAD binding domain-containing protein, with amino-acid sequence MDLPNISTYLRPDDIQNITHWGEDWTWLAGGTWLFSEPQPHLTVLVDIQSWGWSEIEVKQDNLIIGATCPLIKLLEYPWLKEWTAGSGFKTAINALAASFKIVNLATVGGNICLALSVGTLAPLMIALDAKYEIWNLQGESRQVAARDFQLGAKITILQPGEILRRVLIPVDNLKWQINYQRFSIAATDPALAIVVTTKNNQQIRCVIGASVPAPMLLGEAENIETAENKFIAALDKENFLDNAKAGANYRRELTKILIKRSLSAL; translated from the coding sequence ATGGACTTACCCAACATTTCCACTTATTTACGTCCTGATGATATCCAAAATATCACCCATTGGGGTGAAGATTGGACTTGGTTAGCAGGTGGAACTTGGCTATTTTCTGAACCTCAACCGCATTTAACAGTGTTGGTAGATATTCAATCTTGGGGATGGTCAGAAATTGAAGTAAAACAAGATAATTTAATCATAGGTGCAACTTGCCCGTTAATTAAATTATTAGAATATCCCTGGTTAAAAGAATGGACAGCAGGATCAGGATTTAAAACTGCTATTAATGCTTTAGCAGCATCATTTAAAATTGTTAATTTAGCTACGGTAGGAGGTAATATTTGTCTAGCTTTATCAGTGGGAACTTTAGCACCTTTAATGATAGCTTTAGATGCCAAATATGAAATTTGGAATTTACAAGGAGAGTCGCGTCAAGTAGCTGCTAGAGATTTTCAACTCGGTGCCAAAATCACAATTTTACAACCAGGTGAAATTCTCCGACGAGTTTTAATTCCTGTAGATAATTTAAAATGGCAAATTAATTATCAAAGATTTAGTATTGCTGCAACTGATCCTGCTTTAGCAATTGTAGTAACTACGAAAAATAATCAACAGATACGTTGTGTTATTGGTGCTAGTGTTCCTGCACCCATGTTATTAGGAGAAGCTGAAAATATAGAAACAGCAGAAAATAAATTTATTGCTGCTTTGGATAAAGAGAATTTTCTTGATAATGCTAAAGCAGGTGCAAATTATCGACGAGAATTAACAAAAATTTTAATCAAGCGATCGCTATCAGCTTTATGA
- a CDS encoding XdhC family protein, translating into MIEFYQKLAASLQKNAVVLATVINTKGSVPREIGAKMFITIDGKICGTIGGGAGEAKVYKRALQVLETGIKQIVEIDFSGAPHQKTDGICGGIMLVCLELWSGTESLKLVNQIIDVLSLGKSQVLITPLAIYENPYLLADEQLITDIQTTGLIELLEPPPTLLIIGAGHIAVPLAQIAKIAGFQIIIQDDRPEFAHQERFPQASLVLGKPITEIQKHIENISNLYVTLVTRGYQQDLEALRLLCNLKLKYIGMIGSKKRVNTVYKMLPIKSTQFIKSIYAPIGLDIGALTPEEIAVSICAELIKVRRGGTGVSLSDKI; encoded by the coding sequence ATGATTGAATTTTACCAAAAATTAGCAGCAAGTTTACAAAAAAATGCTGTTGTTTTAGCCACAGTCATCAATACCAAAGGTTCCGTACCTAGAGAAATTGGCGCGAAAATGTTCATTACCATTGATGGTAAAATCTGCGGCACAATTGGCGGTGGTGCAGGAGAAGCAAAAGTTTATAAACGAGCTTTGCAGGTATTAGAAACAGGGATAAAACAAATTGTAGAAATTGACTTTTCAGGCGCACCGCATCAAAAAACAGATGGAATTTGTGGCGGTATAATGTTAGTATGTTTAGAATTGTGGTCAGGAACTGAAAGCTTAAAATTAGTCAATCAAATTATAGATGTTTTATCATTGGGAAAATCACAGGTACTTATCACACCATTAGCAATATATGAAAATCCCTATTTACTAGCAGATGAACAATTAATTACTGACATACAAACTACAGGATTAATTGAACTTTTAGAACCACCACCTACACTATTAATTATTGGTGCTGGACATATTGCAGTACCTTTAGCACAAATTGCCAAAATAGCAGGGTTTCAAATTATTATCCAAGATGACCGCCCAGAATTTGCTCATCAAGAAAGATTTCCTCAAGCTTCTCTAGTGCTAGGAAAACCTATTACAGAAATTCAGAAACACATAGAAAACATCTCTAATTTATATGTTACCTTAGTTACGAGAGGTTATCAGCAAGATTTAGAAGCTTTACGGTTATTATGTAACTTAAAATTAAAATATATTGGCATGATTGGTAGTAAAAAAAGAGTCAACACTGTTTACAAAATGCTGCCTATTAAATCTACACAATTCATCAAATCAATTTATGCACCCATTGGTTTAGATATTGGTGCTTTAACTCCCGAAGAAATTGCCGTTAGTATTTGTGCAGAATTAATTAAAGTGCGTCGTGGTGGTACTGGAGTTTCATTATCTGATAAAATTTAG
- a CDS encoding restriction endonuclease, protein MNPTPPPRKRSDTAYNSVIKMLQHDLERILPNQNNDKNSIKTTMQKPIQKIFFGCPGTGKSHKISNDIDGGIVKTELKIDKNIHPENLIKTVFHPEYTYGDFMGKLMPQTKSNGDVYYEFYEGHFLKALAEAYKNIIAAKEGEIPQNVALVIDEINRGNSSAIFGTVFQLLDRIENGNDKGWSAYGINISDLEFRKLVELIGFEPDEKYFKYKYPGEKSSKPEYLKIYSEDKGDFLHHYKAIFSRIKIEVKNNKAVGSSIRIPYNLSIFGTMNTSDNSIYFMDNAFKRRWEWEYVDWNEDNDEKLNDVILEGYGNGDLKWKDLVKQFNDFIKDNHNSVRSGRIEDMQIGYRFINTGKVTEDQIKNKLMFFIWDSVFNRDKKPLRVLLGKNDKELVTFGDFIKSHKEFVEELLKY, encoded by the coding sequence ATGAACCCAACTCCTCCGCCTCGCAAACGCTCTGATACTGCATATAATTCTGTTATCAAAATGCTACAACATGATCTTGAGCGAATTTTACCCAATCAAAATAATGATAAAAATTCTATAAAAACTACCATGCAAAAACCAATTCAAAAAATATTTTTCGGTTGTCCTGGTACTGGTAAAAGCCACAAAATTTCTAACGATATTGATGGCGGAATTGTTAAAACAGAGTTAAAGATTGATAAAAATATTCATCCTGAGAATCTGATTAAAACTGTTTTTCATCCAGAATACACCTATGGCGATTTTATGGGAAAATTAATGCCACAGACTAAATCTAATGGAGATGTTTATTATGAGTTTTATGAAGGTCATTTTTTAAAAGCATTAGCAGAAGCATACAAAAACATTATAGCTGCAAAGGAAGGAGAAATCCCTCAAAATGTTGCCTTAGTAATTGATGAAATTAATCGAGGTAATTCTTCAGCAATTTTTGGTACAGTTTTTCAACTTTTAGATCGTATTGAAAATGGTAATGATAAGGGTTGGTCAGCTTATGGAATTAATATTTCAGATTTAGAATTTAGAAAACTAGTAGAATTAATCGGATTTGAGCCAGATGAGAAATATTTTAAATATAAATATCCGGGCGAAAAATCATCAAAGCCAGAGTATTTAAAAATATATTCGGAAGATAAAGGAGATTTTTTACACCATTATAAAGCTATTTTTTCTAGAATTAAAATCGAAGTAAAAAATAACAAAGCAGTTGGTAGTTCAATTCGCATTCCTTACAATCTTTCCATATTTGGAACAATGAATACTTCTGATAATTCTATTTACTTTATGGATAACGCTTTTAAAAGACGTTGGGAATGGGAATATGTAGACTGGAATGAAGATAATGATGAAAAACTAAATGATGTCATTTTAGAAGGGTATGGAAATGGTGATTTAAAATGGAAAGATTTAGTTAAACAATTCAACGACTTTATTAAAGATAACCATAATTCTGTCAGAAGTGGAAGAATAGAAGATATGCAGATAGGTTATCGTTTTATAAACACAGGTAAAGTTACAGAAGATCAGATAAAAAATAAACTGATGTTTTTTATTTGGGATAGTGTTTTTAATCGAGATAAAAAGCCACTTCGGGTCTTGTTAGGTAAGAATGATAAGGAATTGGTAACTTTCGGAGACTTTATTAAATCCCATAAAGAATTTGTTGAGGAGCTTTTAAAGTATTAA
- a CDS encoding molybdopterin-dependent oxidoreductase yields the protein MISENLTLQINHQTYTATCQPGTSLLTVLRNLGLFGVHRVCDAGDCGACTAWINDTPIHSCIYPAMRIANQSITTIEGLCTNNELAKIQQAFLEKQGFQCGFCTPGMVMSAAKLPTLSEDELRFALKGNLCRCTGYQAIIESIQLSQNSQFITQELTPNIQHCVGESIPKQDGREIVTGKAAYTGDIVPPGLLHLKVLRSPYPHARILQINIEKAKNLAGVVEIFTHEDVPRIAYTTAGHAEPVPDPLDHYILDHKVRFIGDRIAAVVAETPQIAEKACQLIEVDYEILPHVTDPIQAMDSGIVIHDEPESSQIPDRNRNIAGKISLEFGDVEEGFSQADLILENTYTLPAVQHVHLEPHITISWLEEDGTLVVRSSTQVPFHCQRLLSQLFKLPLEKIRVYKAQIGGGFGNKQEILSEDICALATLKIGKPVQWEFTRKEEFTATNSRHAMKIKIKSGVKTDGTLIAQDIEVIANTGAYGNHSPTVVFLAGYLPLGLYRCPHKKFTGLAVYTNTMPAGAFRGYGATQGTFAMESQIDEIAQQLKIDPVEMRLKNLIRPGDIIHLGKSKAHFNLIGSYGVLECWEKVIQSLNYIPGTPPIVTGYRCRGVGFAVSMQGSGLSKIHLAKVKLYRLANHKYELRTGSVDVGTGSDTTLRQIAAEVLNVKVADIYIIAGDTQETPFDAGSYASATVYISGQAVKLAAEKLLQTNENSVEISYAADEATLTFAVQGVEVEVDTETGKVQVLKCVQAIDIGKAINPRICHGQATGGIGMGIGYALTEELFFDEQGNILNPTLREYRIPTAADMPPIEVIFIEKADPYGPFGAKGVGEITTNCTAPAIANAIAHATGCRLYQLPMTPERIWNQLNIEC from the coding sequence ATGATATCAGAAAATTTAACTTTGCAAATTAATCATCAAACTTATACAGCCACTTGTCAACCGGGAACTAGTCTTTTAACTGTATTAAGAAATTTAGGTTTATTTGGTGTCCACCGTGTTTGTGATGCTGGTGACTGTGGTGCTTGTACTGCTTGGATAAATGATACACCAATTCACAGTTGTATTTATCCAGCAATGCGAATTGCTAATCAATCTATTACCACAATTGAAGGACTTTGTACAAATAATGAACTTGCAAAAATACAGCAAGCATTTTTAGAGAAACAAGGATTTCAATGTGGTTTCTGCACTCCGGGAATGGTGATGAGTGCGGCAAAATTACCGACATTATCAGAAGATGAATTGAGGTTTGCTTTAAAAGGGAATTTATGTCGCTGTACGGGATATCAAGCAATTATTGAAAGTATTCAACTCTCTCAAAATTCACAATTCATAACTCAGGAATTAACACCTAATATACAGCATTGCGTTGGTGAAAGTATTCCTAAACAAGATGGTAGAGAAATTGTCACTGGGAAAGCAGCTTATACAGGAGATATTGTACCACCAGGATTATTACATCTGAAGGTATTGAGATCGCCTTATCCCCATGCGCGAATTTTGCAAATAAATATCGAAAAAGCGAAAAATCTTGCTGGTGTAGTGGAAATTTTCACCCATGAAGATGTCCCCAGAATAGCCTATACTACAGCAGGTCACGCGGAACCAGTCCCCGACCCATTAGACCATTACATATTAGATCATAAAGTTAGATTTATAGGCGATCGCATTGCCGCTGTAGTTGCCGAAACACCTCAAATTGCCGAAAAAGCTTGTCAATTAATTGAAGTAGATTATGAAATCTTACCTCATGTAACTGACCCAATACAAGCAATGGATAGTGGAATTGTAATTCATGACGAACCAGAATCATCACAAATTCCTGATAGAAACCGCAACATTGCTGGAAAAATATCTTTAGAATTTGGTGATGTAGAAGAGGGTTTTTCGCAAGCAGATTTAATTCTGGAAAACACCTACACATTACCCGCAGTTCAACACGTTCACCTCGAACCACATATTACTATTTCTTGGTTAGAAGAGGATGGAACATTAGTAGTTCGTTCTAGCACTCAAGTACCATTTCACTGTCAGCGGTTACTCTCCCAGCTTTTCAAATTACCTCTGGAAAAAATTCGCGTTTATAAAGCTCAAATTGGTGGCGGTTTTGGCAATAAACAAGAAATATTATCAGAAGATATCTGTGCATTAGCAACATTGAAAATAGGGAAACCTGTACAGTGGGAATTTACCAGAAAAGAAGAATTTACCGCCACCAATAGCCGTCATGCTATGAAAATAAAAATTAAAAGTGGAGTCAAAACTGATGGTACATTAATTGCCCAAGATATAGAAGTAATTGCTAACACCGGCGCTTATGGAAATCATAGTCCGACAGTAGTATTTTTAGCAGGTTATTTGCCATTAGGATTGTATCGTTGTCCCCATAAAAAATTTACAGGTTTAGCAGTTTATACAAATACAATGCCAGCAGGCGCATTTCGTGGTTATGGTGCAACTCAAGGCACTTTTGCCATGGAAAGCCAAATTGATGAAATTGCCCAACAGCTAAAAATTGATCCTGTAGAAATGCGGTTAAAAAATTTGATTCGTCCAGGAGATATTATTCATCTAGGAAAATCCAAAGCCCACTTTAATTTAATTGGTAGTTACGGCGTTTTGGAATGTTGGGAAAAAGTAATTCAGTCCCTAAATTACATTCCCGGAACACCACCAATAGTTACAGGTTATCGCTGTCGGGGTGTAGGTTTTGCTGTTTCCATGCAAGGAAGTGGTTTGTCAAAAATTCATTTAGCTAAAGTGAAATTATACCGTTTAGCTAATCACAAATATGAATTAAGAACAGGTTCTGTAGATGTAGGTACAGGTTCCGATACCACCCTGCGACAAATAGCAGCAGAAGTTCTTAACGTCAAAGTTGCTGATATTTATATCATCGCCGGTGACACACAAGAAACCCCTTTTGATGCAGGTTCCTATGCTTCCGCAACAGTTTATATATCTGGGCAAGCTGTGAAATTAGCAGCAGAAAAACTTCTGCAAACTAATGAAAATAGTGTAGAAATTTCCTATGCAGCAGATGAGGCAACATTAACATTTGCAGTTCAAGGTGTAGAAGTAGAAGTTGACACCGAAACCGGAAAAGTTCAAGTTTTAAAATGTGTACAAGCAATTGATATAGGTAAAGCAATTAACCCACGCATTTGTCATGGACAGGCAACCGGGGGAATAGGAATGGGAATTGGCTATGCTTTAACTGAAGAGTTATTTTTTGATGAACAGGGAAACATCCTCAACCCTACATTGAGAGAATATCGCATTCCCACAGCCGCAGATATGCCACCTATAGAAGTCATTTTCATAGAAAAAGCCGACCCCTATGGACCATTTGGCGCAAAAGGAGTGGGAGAAATTACTACTAATTGTACAGCCCCTGCTATTGCTAATGCGATCGCCCATGCAACAGGATGTAGGCTTTACCAACTCCCCATGACACCAGAAAGAATTTGGAATCAATTAAACATTGAATGTTGA